A stretch of Candidatus Dormiibacterota bacterium DNA encodes these proteins:
- a CDS encoding TIGR00300 family protein has translation MPTATIEVSGHIIDSMMLPRIFDVVMDLGGSFKVDEFRVGQNPDERSFARITLSHDDARGLRAIVAACQQQGAVRVDGAAARTEPAPRDGVLPDTFYSTSNQPTAVRVAEAWLEVEDIEMDCGVVVDGGRARCVAVTEVRAGDRIVVGHDGIKVSPVERSRSREIFGFMTSSVSAEKPKHLIIRELANTMREIRARDGRICMVAGPAVIHTGAGVHLSRLIASGWIDVLFAGNALAAHDIESQFFGTSLGINLRDGLPVESGHEHHIRAINRIRGAGGIREAVATGMIRGGVMFEAFRRGITVVLAGSVRDDGPLPEVVVDMIEAQRRMRQGLRGVELCIMCASMLHAIATGNMLPAATRTVCVDINPSVVTKLADRGSSQTLGLVTDVESFLRELSECLA, from the coding sequence TTGCCCACCGCCACCATCGAGGTGAGCGGGCACATCATCGACTCGATGATGCTCCCGCGCATCTTCGACGTGGTCATGGACCTCGGCGGGTCCTTCAAGGTCGACGAGTTCCGGGTCGGCCAGAACCCCGACGAGCGCAGCTTCGCGCGCATCACCCTGAGCCACGACGACGCCCGCGGCCTGCGCGCCATCGTCGCCGCCTGCCAGCAGCAGGGGGCGGTGCGGGTCGACGGCGCCGCCGCGCGCACCGAGCCCGCCCCCCGTGACGGCGTCCTCCCCGACACCTTCTACTCGACCAGCAACCAGCCCACCGCGGTGCGCGTCGCCGAGGCCTGGCTGGAGGTCGAGGACATCGAGATGGACTGCGGGGTCGTGGTCGACGGCGGCCGGGCCCGCTGCGTCGCGGTCACCGAGGTCCGCGCCGGCGACCGCATCGTGGTCGGCCACGACGGCATCAAGGTGTCGCCGGTGGAGCGCTCGCGCAGCAGGGAGATCTTCGGCTTCATGACCAGCTCGGTCTCCGCCGAGAAGCCGAAGCACCTGATCATCCGCGAGCTGGCGAACACGATGCGCGAGATCCGCGCCCGCGACGGCCGCATCTGCATGGTGGCGGGGCCGGCGGTGATCCACACCGGGGCGGGCGTGCACCTCAGCCGGCTGATCGCCTCCGGATGGATCGACGTGCTGTTCGCCGGCAACGCGCTCGCCGCCCACGACATCGAGTCGCAGTTCTTCGGCACCTCGCTCGGCATCAACCTCCGCGACGGCCTCCCCGTCGAGTCCGGCCACGAGCACCACATCCGCGCCATCAACCGCATCCGCGGGGCGGGCGGGATCCGCGAGGCGGTGGCCACCGGCATGATCCGCGGCGGGGTGATGTTCGAGGCCTTCCGCCGCGGCATCACCGTGGTGCTGGCCGGCTCGGTGCGCGACGACGGCCCCCTCCCCGAGGTGGTCGTCGACATGATCGAGGCGCAGCGGCGGATGCGCCAGGGACTGCGCGGGGTCGAGCTGTGCATCATGTGCGCGTCGATGCTCCACGCCATCGCCACCGGCAACATGCTGCCGGCCGCGACCAGGACGGTGTGCGTCGACATCAACCCCTCGGTGGTGACCAAGCTCGCCGACCGCGGCTCCTCCCAGACCCTGGGCCTGGTCACCGACGTCGAGTCCTTCCTGCGAGAGCTCTCGGAGTGCCTGGCATGA